One Vicugna pacos chromosome 12, VicPac4, whole genome shotgun sequence genomic window carries:
- the LOC140700008 gene encoding ATP synthase subunit beta, mitochondrial, with product MLGLVGRVAAASASGALRGLSPSAPLPQAQLLLRAAPAALQPARDYAAQTSPSPKAGAATGHIVAVIGAVVDVQFDEGLPPILNALEVQGRETRLVLEVAQHLGESTVRTIAMDGTEGLVRGQKVLDSGAPIRIPVGPETLGRIMNVIGEPIDERGPIKTKQFAAIHAEAPEFVEMSVEQEILVTGIKVVDLLAPYAKGGKIGLFGGAGVGKTVLIMELINNVAKAHGGYSVFAGVGERTREGNDLYHEMIESGVINLKDATSKVALVYGQMNEPPGARARVALTGLTVAEYFRDQEGQDVLLFIDNIFRFTQAGSEVSALLGRIPSAVGYQPTLATDMGTMQERITTTKKGSITSVQAIYVPADDLTDPAPATTFAHLDATTVLSRAIAELGIYPAVDPLDSTSRIMDPNIVGNEHYEVARGVQKILQDYKSLQDIIAILGMDELSEEDKLTVSRARKIQRFLSQPFQVAEVFTGHLGKLVPLKETIKGFQQILAGEYDHLPEQAFYMVGPIEEAVAKADKLAEEHS from the exons ATGTTGGGACTTGTGGGTCGTGTGGCCGCTGCCTCGGCCTCCGGGGCCCTGCGGGGACTCAGCCCTTCAGCGCCGCTACCCCAAGCCCAGCTCTTACTGCGGGCCGCCCCGGCAGCGCTCCAGCCTG CCAGAGACTATGCCGCTCAAACATCTCCGTCGCCAAAGGCAGGCGCCGCCACAGGGCACATCGTGGCGGTCATTGGTGCAGTGGTGGACGTCCAATTTGATGAGGGACTGCCACCCATCCTAAATGCCTTGGAAGTACAAGGCAGGGAGACCAGGCTGGTTTTGGAGGTGGCCCAGCATTTGG GTGAGAGCACAGTAAGGACCATTGCCATGGACGGTACAGAAGGCTTGGTTAGAGGCCAGAAAGTCCTGGATTCTGGTGCACCAATCAGAATTCCTGTTGGCCCTGAGACCTTGGGCAGAATCATGAATGTCATTGGAGAACCTATTGATGAGAGAGGTCCCATCAAAACCAAACA ATTTGCTGCTATTCATGCTGAGGCTCCAGAATTCGTGGAAATGAGTGTTGAGCAGGAAATTCTGGTTACTGGTATCAAGGTTGTGGATCTCCTGGCTCCCTATGCCAAGGGTGGCAAAATTG GACTCTTTGGTGGTGCTGGAGTTGGCAAAACGGTACTGATCATGGAATTAATCAACAATGTCGCCAAAGCCCATGGTGGTTACTCTGTGTTTGCTGGTGTTGGTGAGAGGACCCGTGAGGGCAATGACTTATACCATGAAATGATTGAGTCTGGTGTCATCAACTTAAAAGATGCTACCTCCAAG GTGGCGCTGGTATACGGTCAAATGAATGAACCACCTGGTGCTAGAGCCCGGGTAGCTCTGACTGGACTAACTGTAGCTGAATACTTCAGAGACCAAGAAGGTCAAGATGTACTCCTGTTCATTGATAACATTTTTCGCTTCACCCAGGCTGGCTCAGAG gtgTCTGCTTTATTGGGCAGAATCCCTTCTGCTGTGGGTTATCAGCCTACCCTGGCCACTGACATGGGTACTATGCAGGAAAGAATCACCACCACCAAAAAGGGATCTATCACCTCTGTACAG GCTATCTACGTACCTGCTGATGACTTGACTGACCCTGCGCCTGCCACTACCTTTGCCCATTTGGATGCTACCACTGTGCTGTCCCGTGCTATTGCTGAGCTGGGCATCTATCCAGCTGTGGATCCTCTGGACTCCACCTCTCGCATCATGGACCCCAACATTGTTGGCAATGAGCATTATGAGGTTGCCCGTGGGGTGCAAAAGATCCTACAG GACTACAAATCCCTTCAGGACATCATTGCCATCCTGGGTATGGATGAACTTTCTGAGGAAGATAAGTTGACTGTGTCCCGTGCACGAAAAATACAGCGTTTCTTGTCTCAGCCATTCCAGGTTGCTGAAGTCTTTACAGGTCATTTGGGGAAACTGGTCCCCCTGAAGGAGACCATCAAAGGATTCCAGCAGATTTTGGCAG
- the LOC102527453 gene encoding prostaglandin E synthase 3 isoform X2, translating to MQPASAKWYDRRDYVFIEFCVEDSKDVNVNFEKSKLTFSCLGGSDNFKHLNEIDLFHCIDPNDSKHKRTDRSILCCLRKGESGQSWPRLTKERAKLNWLSVDFNNWKDWEDDSDEDMSNFDRFSEMMNNMGGDEDVDLPEVDGADDDSQDSDDEKMPDLE from the exons GCAGCCTGCTTCTGCAAAGTGGTACGACCGAAGGGACTATGTCTTCATTGAATTTTGTGTTGAAGACAGTAAAGATGTTaatgtaaattttgaaaaatcCAAACTTACATTCAG ttgtcTTGGAGGAAGtgataattttaaacatttaaatgaaaTTGATCTTTTTCACTGTATTGATCCAAAT gattCCAAGCATAAAAGAACGGACAGATCAATTTTATGTTGTTTACGAAAAGGAGAATCTGGCCAGTCATGGCCAAGGCTAACAAAAGAAAGGGCAAAG CTTAATTGGCTTAGTGTGGACTTCAATAATTGGAAAGACTGGGAAGATGATTCAGATGAAGACATGTCTAATTTTGATCGTTTCTCTGAG ATGATGAACAACATGGGTGGTGATGAGGATGTAGATTTACCAGAAGTAGATGGAGCAGATGAT GATTCACAAGACAGTGATGATGAAA aAATGCCAGATCTGGAGTAA
- the LOC102527453 gene encoding prostaglandin E synthase 3 isoform X1, whose translation MHLRQPASAKWYDRRDYVFIEFCVEDSKDVNVNFEKSKLTFSCLGGSDNFKHLNEIDLFHCIDPNDSKHKRTDRSILCCLRKGESGQSWPRLTKERAKLNWLSVDFNNWKDWEDDSDEDMSNFDRFSEMMNNMGGDEDVDLPEVDGADDDSQDSDDEKMPDLE comes from the exons GCAGCCTGCTTCTGCAAAGTGGTACGACCGAAGGGACTATGTCTTCATTGAATTTTGTGTTGAAGACAGTAAAGATGTTaatgtaaattttgaaaaatcCAAACTTACATTCAG ttgtcTTGGAGGAAGtgataattttaaacatttaaatgaaaTTGATCTTTTTCACTGTATTGATCCAAAT gattCCAAGCATAAAAGAACGGACAGATCAATTTTATGTTGTTTACGAAAAGGAGAATCTGGCCAGTCATGGCCAAGGCTAACAAAAGAAAGGGCAAAG CTTAATTGGCTTAGTGTGGACTTCAATAATTGGAAAGACTGGGAAGATGATTCAGATGAAGACATGTCTAATTTTGATCGTTTCTCTGAG ATGATGAACAACATGGGTGGTGATGAGGATGTAGATTTACCAGAAGTAGATGGAGCAGATGAT GATTCACAAGACAGTGATGATGAAA aAATGCCAGATCTGGAGTAA